In one window of Constrictibacter sp. MBR-5 DNA:
- the aceB gene encoding malate synthase A: protein MAGSTVETPSGVAILGAMEPRFDEILTPEALAFVADLQRTFNHRREELLAARVEADAKIRGGALPDFLKETQAVRDGDWKIAGVPADLQDRRVEITGPVDRKMVINALNSGAKVFMADFEDATTPTWSNLISGQINLADANKGSITFHDPSNGKDYALSDKPAVLIVRPRGWHLTEAHMTVDGKRMSGSLFDFGLYFFHNVKTRQQKGVGTYFYLPKLENHVEARLWNDVFVHAQEKLGVPRGTIKATVLIETITASFEMDEILYELKDHIAGLNAGRWDYIFSFIKRFRDRPDFVLPDRAQITMTTHFMRSYSQLLIKTCHRRGAHAMGGMAAQIPIRGDEKANEEALAKVKADKEREAGDGHDGTWVAHPGLVPIAKAAFDDKMPNPNQVARQRQDVHVTADDLLKIPEGQITEAGLRTNLAVGVLYIEPWLRGIGCVPINNLMEDAATAEISRAQVWQWIRHKATFTGTGTVIDAALVRRLLDEEVAKMRAQVGEDAWTTGKHDEAAELFYDMVTADEFGEFLTLPAYERVVTLAS from the coding sequence ATGGCCGGCAGTACCGTCGAGACGCCGTCGGGCGTCGCCATCCTGGGGGCGATGGAGCCCCGCTTCGACGAGATCCTGACGCCGGAGGCCCTCGCTTTCGTCGCCGATCTGCAGCGGACGTTCAACCATCGCCGCGAGGAACTGCTCGCGGCCCGCGTCGAGGCTGACGCGAAGATCCGCGGCGGCGCGCTGCCCGACTTCCTGAAGGAGACCCAGGCGGTCCGCGACGGCGACTGGAAGATCGCCGGCGTGCCGGCCGACCTGCAGGACCGCCGCGTCGAGATCACCGGCCCGGTAGACCGCAAGATGGTCATCAACGCGCTGAACTCCGGCGCGAAGGTCTTCATGGCGGACTTCGAGGACGCGACGACGCCGACCTGGTCGAACCTGATCAGCGGCCAGATCAACCTGGCGGACGCCAACAAGGGGTCGATCACGTTCCACGACCCCTCGAACGGCAAGGACTACGCCCTGTCGGACAAGCCGGCGGTCCTGATCGTGCGGCCGCGCGGCTGGCACCTGACCGAGGCGCACATGACCGTCGACGGCAAGCGCATGTCGGGCAGCCTGTTCGACTTCGGCCTCTACTTCTTCCACAACGTCAAGACGCGGCAGCAGAAGGGCGTCGGCACCTATTTCTACCTGCCGAAGCTGGAGAACCACGTCGAGGCGCGCCTGTGGAACGACGTGTTCGTCCACGCCCAGGAGAAGCTCGGCGTGCCGCGCGGTACCATCAAGGCGACGGTCCTGATCGAAACGATCACCGCCTCGTTCGAGATGGACGAGATCCTCTATGAGCTGAAGGACCACATCGCCGGCCTGAACGCCGGCCGCTGGGACTATATCTTCAGCTTCATCAAGCGTTTCCGCGACCGTCCGGACTTCGTGCTGCCCGACCGCGCGCAGATCACGATGACCACGCACTTCATGCGCTCCTACAGCCAGCTGCTGATCAAGACCTGCCACCGCCGCGGTGCGCACGCGATGGGCGGCATGGCCGCGCAGATTCCGATCCGCGGCGACGAGAAGGCCAACGAGGAGGCGCTCGCCAAGGTGAAGGCCGACAAGGAGCGCGAGGCCGGCGACGGCCATGACGGCACCTGGGTCGCGCATCCGGGGCTCGTGCCGATCGCCAAGGCGGCGTTCGACGACAAGATGCCGAACCCGAACCAGGTCGCGCGCCAGCGCCAGGACGTCCACGTGACGGCCGACGACCTGCTGAAGATCCCCGAGGGCCAGATCACCGAGGCGGGTCTGCGGACCAACCTCGCGGTCGGCGTGCTCTACATCGAGCCGTGGCTGCGCGGCATCGGCTGCGTGCCGATCAACAACCTGATGGAGGATGCGGCCACGGCCGAGATCAGCCGCGCCCAGGTCTGGCAGTGGATCCGCCACAAGGCGACGTTCACGGGGACCGGCACGGTGATCGACGCGGCCCTCGTGCGCCGGCTGCTCGACGAGGAGGTCGCGAAGATGCGCGCCCAGGTCGGCGAGGACGCCTGGACGACCGGCAAGCACGACGAGGCGGCGGAACTCTTCTACGACATGGTCACCGCCGACGAATTCGGCGAGTTCCTGACCTTGCCGGCCTATGAGCGAGTGGTGACGCTGGCGTCCTGA
- a CDS encoding sigma-70 family RNA polymerase sigma factor, which produces MQAALTAQDDSGITNHTAGMTDGQLRQTLHLHVVRLRRYAHALVRDADQAEDLVQECLATALAQAHRWTPGTDLRAWLFTILHNLHIGGVRKRLRQAEHVDLESVAHLLPQAPAQTQRLEWLEALWAFEQLEPDQREVLLLTAVEGFRYRETADILGVATGTVMSRLSRARQRMRDLLAQRGKPNLRLVKS; this is translated from the coding sequence TTGCAGGCGGCGTTAACGGCCCAAGATGATTCCGGGATCACCAATCACACGGCCGGCATGACCGACGGGCAGTTGCGCCAGACGCTCCATCTTCACGTCGTGCGCCTCAGGCGCTACGCGCATGCCCTGGTGCGCGACGCGGACCAGGCCGAAGACCTCGTCCAGGAGTGCCTGGCGACCGCCCTGGCCCAGGCGCATCGCTGGACGCCGGGGACCGACCTGCGGGCGTGGCTGTTCACCATCCTGCACAACCTGCATATCGGCGGGGTCCGCAAGCGTCTGCGCCAGGCGGAGCATGTCGATCTCGAATCGGTGGCGCACCTGCTGCCGCAGGCGCCGGCACAGACGCAGCGGCTGGAGTGGCTGGAAGCGCTCTGGGCGTTCGAGCAGTTGGAGCCGGATCAGCGCGAGGTCCTGCTGCTGACCGCGGTCGAGGGGTTCCGCTATCGGGAAACGGCCGACATCCTCGGCGTCGCCACGGGCACCGTGATGTCGCGCCTGTCGCGCGCGCGGCAGCGGATGCGCGACCTGCTGGCCCAGCGCGGCAAGCCGAACCTGCGTCTGGTGAAGTCATGA
- a CDS encoding anti-sigma factor, with protein sequence MTVHDRPTEEEIHRYVDGVADERTAALVERWLEDEPADLRRVDDYLRLNEALHVAFARTPDGPARPGLDKVEQQLARKLAIRRLSWKLRFGRPGLAMLGGAAVIAGMAWFGSTLVWHMPPGYAHEAVEAHLLFVSDDEHPVEIPAERRAELTRWLSKRVGVPVPLPDLTEAGYYLLGGRLVTNHLKPAAQLMYARGDGHRITLFITRADGAQETLAELFEEQQVRFVCWQHGRASFALVGSEDPNLLRALSDRIMASARDTEQARS encoded by the coding sequence ATGACCGTCCACGACCGACCGACGGAAGAGGAGATCCACCGCTACGTCGACGGCGTCGCGGACGAGCGCACGGCGGCGCTGGTCGAGCGCTGGCTGGAGGACGAGCCGGCCGACCTGCGGCGCGTCGACGACTATCTCCGGCTCAACGAGGCATTGCACGTCGCCTTCGCCCGAACGCCCGACGGTCCGGCACGGCCGGGCCTCGACAAGGTCGAGCAGCAACTCGCCCGCAAGCTGGCGATCCGCCGCCTGAGCTGGAAGCTGCGCTTCGGCCGGCCGGGACTCGCCATGCTCGGCGGCGCGGCCGTGATCGCGGGGATGGCCTGGTTCGGCTCGACGCTCGTGTGGCACATGCCGCCCGGCTATGCCCACGAGGCCGTCGAAGCGCACCTGCTGTTCGTCTCGGACGACGAGCATCCCGTGGAGATACCGGCGGAGCGGCGGGCGGAACTGACTCGCTGGCTGTCCAAGCGCGTTGGCGTGCCGGTCCCGCTCCCGGACCTGACGGAAGCCGGCTACTACCTGCTCGGCGGCCGCCTCGTCACCAACCATCTGAAGCCGGCGGCACAGCTCATGTATGCGCGCGGCGACGGCCACCGCATCACGCTGTTCATCACGCGGGCGGACGGCGCGCAGGAGACGCTGGCGGAACTGTTCGAGGAGCAGCAGGTGCGCTTCGTCTGCTGGCAGCACGGCAGGGCGAGCTTCGCGCTGGTCGGCTCCGAGGATCCCAATCTCCTTCGGGCCCTCTCGGACCGGATCATGGCGAGCGCGCGCGACACGGAGCAGGCCAGGTCCTGA
- a CDS encoding polymer-forming cytoskeletal protein, which yields MADAKTPTPNFPYRGIGPGEGAARPGFPPGAPTPGVTEEEGAKLIVGKNIRLKGEIADCDTLVVEGHVEASMRSRIIEIAEGGVFVGKVEIDSAHVRGTFEGDLTARERLTIHATGKVSGHIRYGQVAIEAGGEIAGETEVLGKEAAKKPATPSSSSSADAAPSAPRPVEPAALKS from the coding sequence ATGGCGGACGCGAAGACCCCTACTCCGAATTTCCCATATCGTGGCATCGGTCCCGGAGAAGGCGCCGCGCGCCCCGGATTCCCGCCGGGTGCGCCCACCCCCGGTGTCACCGAGGAGGAGGGTGCGAAGCTGATCGTCGGTAAGAATATAAGGCTTAAGGGCGAGATCGCGGATTGCGACACCCTCGTCGTCGAGGGGCATGTCGAGGCCTCGATGCGCAGCCGCATCATCGAGATCGCCGAGGGTGGCGTGTTCGTCGGCAAGGTCGAGATCGACAGCGCCCACGTCCGCGGCACTTTCGAGGGCGACCTGACGGCGCGCGAGCGCCTGACCATCCATGCGACCGGCAAGGTCTCCGGCCACATCCGCTACGGTCAGGTGGCGATCGAGGCCGGCGGCGAAATCGCCGGCGAGACCGAGGTGCTCGGCAAGGAAGCGGCGAAGAAGCCGGCCACGCCGTCTTCCTCCTCGTCTGCGGATGCCGCGCCGTCGGCGCCGCGTCCGGTCGAGCCGGCTGCCCTCAAGAGCTGA
- a CDS encoding TetR family transcriptional regulator, whose translation MRRTKEDAARTREQLLDAAESLFLEKGVSRTSLEEIARAAGMTRGAIYWHFRNKSDLFQAMHQRADLPLEEMMAQAGTEDRPLDALRDLCISAMRSVRDDERRRRVFVIISQKSEYVEELRSAAERQREQRRGFMAKSLEIMERAAALGHLAPEVSPVIAAKALHASMYGFCMDSLRDPEAYDLETDIVAMIDVFFRGLRHDPQSAANTA comes from the coding sequence ATGAGACGAACGAAGGAAGATGCGGCCCGCACGCGCGAGCAGCTGCTCGACGCGGCCGAGAGCCTGTTCCTGGAGAAGGGGGTGTCGCGCACGTCGCTGGAGGAGATCGCGCGCGCCGCGGGCATGACGCGGGGCGCGATCTACTGGCATTTCCGGAACAAGTCCGACCTCTTCCAGGCGATGCATCAGCGTGCCGATCTGCCGCTCGAAGAGATGATGGCGCAGGCCGGAACCGAGGATCGCCCGCTCGACGCGTTACGCGACCTCTGCATCTCGGCGATGCGCTCGGTCCGGGACGACGAACGCCGCCGGCGCGTCTTCGTCATCATCTCGCAGAAGTCGGAATATGTCGAAGAGCTGCGCAGCGCGGCCGAGCGTCAGCGCGAGCAGCGCCGCGGCTTCATGGCGAAGAGCCTGGAGATCATGGAGCGCGCTGCCGCGCTCGGCCATCTCGCGCCGGAAGTGTCGCCCGTGATCGCGGCGAAGGCGCTGCACGCGTCCATGTACGGGTTCTGCATGGATTCGCTGCGCGACCCGGAGGCCTATGACCTCGAGACGGATATCGTGGCGATGATCGACGTGTTCTTTCGTGGCCTGCGCCACGACCCTCAGAGTGCGGCGAACACCGCATAG
- a CDS encoding efflux RND transporter periplasmic adaptor subunit: MSPTPICRGPRALTAALLIGLLVSGCEEKQAAQAPAAPPPPQVGVLKVQPQNVPLQFEYAGRTAGSREIEVRARVGGILQERTYVEGQRVEAGKVLFRIDPEPFKVALQQAEARLKTEQAVLRQADRTWARVSTLYKDRAVSGRERDEAQSSLETSRAGVALAEAEVRAARINLDYTTVTAPIDGVTSREALSEGSLVGTTADNSLLTRITQLDPIYVNFAYPDAEAAATRRMIDEGTYRTPEDRRLTVRVRLGDGSLHPHAGFVDFTDSVVDPQTGTIRVRATVPNPDETLLPGQFVRVIVEGISRPDSIAVPERAVMQGPQGAFLYAVGADGKAQVKPVKLGLSTPAGRIIDSGIAGGERVVVEGVIKVRPGQPVKAVDPGQLAAAEPKAPSAKTTETKDAR, encoded by the coding sequence ATGTCTCCGACGCCGATTTGCCGCGGGCCGCGCGCCCTGACGGCGGCGCTTCTCATCGGGCTTCTCGTCTCCGGCTGCGAGGAGAAGCAGGCGGCCCAGGCACCCGCAGCGCCGCCGCCGCCGCAGGTGGGCGTCTTGAAGGTGCAGCCGCAGAACGTGCCGCTCCAGTTCGAGTATGCGGGACGCACCGCCGGCTCACGCGAAATTGAGGTGCGCGCACGCGTCGGCGGGATCCTGCAGGAGCGAACCTATGTCGAGGGCCAGCGGGTCGAGGCGGGGAAGGTGCTGTTCCGCATCGACCCGGAGCCGTTCAAGGTGGCCCTGCAGCAGGCGGAAGCGCGCCTGAAGACCGAGCAGGCGGTGCTGCGCCAGGCTGATCGAACCTGGGCGCGCGTCTCCACGCTGTACAAGGACCGGGCGGTCAGCGGCCGCGAGCGGGACGAGGCGCAGTCGAGCCTGGAGACGAGCCGCGCCGGCGTCGCCCTCGCCGAGGCCGAAGTGCGCGCCGCGCGCATCAACCTCGACTACACCACCGTCACCGCGCCGATCGACGGCGTCACCAGCCGAGAGGCCTTGTCGGAAGGCAGCCTGGTCGGCACCACCGCCGACAACAGCCTGCTGACCCGGATCACGCAGCTCGATCCGATCTACGTCAACTTCGCCTATCCGGACGCCGAGGCGGCGGCGACGCGCCGCATGATCGACGAGGGTACCTACCGGACGCCGGAGGACCGGCGACTGACGGTCAGGGTCCGTCTCGGTGACGGCTCGCTGCACCCGCATGCCGGCTTCGTCGACTTCACCGACAGCGTGGTCGATCCGCAGACGGGCACGATCCGCGTACGGGCGACCGTGCCCAATCCCGACGAGACCCTGCTCCCCGGCCAGTTCGTGCGGGTGATCGTGGAGGGCATCAGCCGGCCCGACTCGATCGCCGTGCCGGAGCGCGCGGTCATGCAGGGGCCGCAGGGGGCCTTCCTCTATGCCGTCGGCGCCGACGGCAAGGCTCAGGTCAAGCCGGTGAAGCTCGGCCTGTCGACGCCCGCGGGCCGCATCATCGACTCGGGTATCGCCGGTGGCGAGCGGGTGGTGGTGGAGGGCGTGATCAAGGTCAGGCCCGGTCAGCCGGTGAAGGCGGTCGATCCCGGCCAGCTCGCCGCCGCGGAGCCTAAGGCTCCATCGGCGAAGACCACTGAAACCAAGGACGCCCGATGA